The following are encoded in a window of Phaseolus vulgaris cultivar G19833 chromosome 3, P. vulgaris v2.0, whole genome shotgun sequence genomic DNA:
- the LOC137839065 gene encoding uncharacterized protein, producing MVNHSTLKHIVIPMSPNLAYHRNPNITHNKINRHRASNTSTASNTSIGSNTSTANNSSTSSNTSTVSNTGNTSNASTVRNTSTTSTASSTSNTGTASYTNTVGNTSNTNTASNAINTNTASSISTASSTSTASSTSTASSTSNTILLALLVLLLLTASNTSTASNTSTASNTSTASNPSTGSNCSTASNCSTISNTNTVSNFSTAGNTSTAGNTSTAGNTSTAGNTSTAAIALVKGPICVILDGPPSKWKEIYSQLLFVPLFEADKKLKSST from the exons atggtCAATCACTCCACCCTTAAACATATAGTTATTCCTATGTCTCCAAATCTCGCTTACCATCGCAATCCAAATATTACCCATAATAAGATAAACAGACATAG agctagtaatactagtacagctagtaatactagtattggtagtaatactagtactgccaATAATAGTAGTACTAgcagtaatactagtactgtcaGTAATACTGGTAATACTAGTAATGCTAGTACTGTTAGAAATACTAGTACTACCA GTACTGCTAGTAGTACTAGTAATACAGGTACTGCTAGTTATACTAATACTGTtggtaatactagtaatactaatacTGCTAGTAATGCTATTAATACTAATACTGCTAGTAGTATTAGTACTGCTAGTagtactagtactgctagtagtactagtactgctagtagtactagtaatacaa tattactagcattactagtattactgTTACT tactgctagtaatactagtactgctagtaatactagtactgctagtaatactagtactgctagtaatccTAGTACTGGTAGTAATtgtagtactgctagtaattgTAGTACTATTAGTAATACTAATACTGTTAGTAATTTTAGTACTGctggtaatactagtactgctggtaatactagtactgctggtaatactagtactgctggtaatactagtactgctg CCATAGCCTTAGTTAAAGGCCCAATATGTGTCATTctggatggtcctccatcaaag TGGAAAGAGATTTATTCACAACTTCTGTTTGTCCCTTTGTTTGAGgctgacaagaagttgaaaagtTCAACTTAG
- the LOC137806578 gene encoding amine oxidase [copper-containing] zeta, peroxisomal-like, which yields MATAQEKTTPCCATGTTKPSSSAPPQQQQRPSVATFIPAINPPPKTASAKGISVMVRAQTSHPLDPLSAAEISVAVATVRAAGATPEVRDGMRFIEVDLVEPEKQVVALADAYFFPPFQPSLLPRTKGGPVIPTKLPLRKARLVVYNKKSNETSIWIVELREVHAATRGGHHRGKVVSSTVVPDVQPPMDAVEYAECEAIVKDFPPFREAMKKRGIEDMDLLMVDPWCAGYHSEVDAPSRRLAKPLIFCRTESDCPMENGYARPVEGIHVLVDMQNMVVLEFEDRKLVPLPPADPLRNYTSGETRGGVDRSDVKPLQIIQPEGPSFRVNGRFIEWQKWNFRIGFTPREGLVIHSVAYIDGSRGRRPVAHRLSFVEMVVPYGDPNDPHYRKNAFDAGEDGLGKNAHSLKKGCDCLGYIKYFDAHFTNFYGGVETIENCVCLHEEDHGILWKHQDWRTGLAEVRRSRRLTVSFVCTVANYEYGFFWHFYQDGKIEAEVKLTGILSLGALQPGETRKYGTTIAPGLYAPVHQHFFVARMDMAVDCKPGEAFNQVVEVNVKIEEPGDNNVHNNAFYAEEKLLKSELEAMRDCDPLSARHWIVRNTRTVNRTGHLTGYKLVPGSNCLPLAGSEAKFLRRAAFLKHNLWVTPYARDEMHPGGEFPNQNPRVGEGLATWVKQNRSLEEADIVLWYVFGVTHIPRLEDWPVMPVEHIGFMLMPHGFFNCSPAIDVPPNPGDLDDKENNGLPAKPNQNGLIAKL from the exons ATGGCCACAGCTCAGGAAAAAACGACGCCATGTTGCGCCACCGGAACTACCAAACCGTCTTCTTCTGCGCCGCCCCAACAACAACAACGGCCCTCCGTTGCCACCTTCATTCCCGCCATCAATCCTCCTCCCAAAACCGCTTCTGccaaag GTATCTCAGTCATGGTGAGAGCCCAAACCAGCCATCCTCTGGATCCACTATCTGCTGCTGAAATATCAGTAGCTGTGGCAACCGTTCGAGCAGCTGGGGCAACACCTGAG GTGAGGGATGGCATGCGCTTTATTGAAGTAGACCTGGTAGAACCAGAAAAGCAAGTTGTTGCATTAGCAGATGCATATTTCTTCCCTCCTTTCCAACCATCACTGCTCCCCAGGACAAAAGGTGGACCTGTGATTCCAACCAAACTTCCTCTAAGGAAAGCAAGATTAGTTGTTTACAATAAAAAGTCAAATGAGACAAGCATATGGATCGTTGAACTTAGAGAAGTTCATGCAGCAACTCGAGGTGGACACCATAGGGGCAAAGTTGTTTCATCTACAGTTGTTCCAGATGTTCAGCCTCCAATG GATGCTGTGGAGTATGCTGAGTGTGAAGCTATAGTCAAGGACTTTCCTCCATTTCGTGAAGCAATGAAGAAGAGAGGCATTGAGGATATGGATCTCCTGATGGTGGATCCCTG GTGTGCTGGATATCACAGTGAAGTTGATGCTCCTAGCCGAAGACTTGCTAAACCACTAATCTTTTGTAGAACTGAAAGCGACTGCCCCATGGAAAATGGCTATGCCCGTCCAGTTGAGGGAATCCACGTACTTGTTGACATGCAAAATATGGTTGTTCTTGAATTTGAAGACCGTAAACTTGTTCCCCTTCCACCTGCTGATCCACTAAGAAATTATACTTCTGGTGAAACCCGGGGAGGAGTTGACCGAAGTGATGTGAAACCCTTACAGATTATTCAGCCTGAAGGTCCAAGTTTTCGTGTTAATGGACGCTTCATTGAATGGCAGAAG TGGAACTTTCGTATTGGATTCACTCCTAGGGAGGGTTTGGTTATTCATTCAGTAGCCTATATTGATGGAAGTCGAGGACGAAGACCAGTGGCCCACAGATTGAGCTTTGTTGAGATGGTGGTCCCGTATGGAGATCCTAATGATCCTCACTATAGGAAAAATGCTTTTGATGCTGGGGAAGATGGCCTGGGTAAAAATGCTCATTCTCTCAAGAAG GGCTGTGATTGTTTAGGTTATATCAAATACTTTGATGCACACTTCACTAACTTCTATGGAGGTGTTGAAACAATTGAGAACTGTGTTTGCTTGCATGAGGAAGATCATGGTATTTTATGGAAGCATCAAGATTGGAGAACAGGTTTGGCTGAAGTTCGAAGGTCTAGAAGATTGACAGTGTCTTTCGTATGCACTGTGGCTAACTATGAGTATGGATTTTTCTGGCACTTTTATCAG gATGGAAAAATAGAAGCAGAGGTCAAGCTCACAGGTATTCTCAGCTTAGGAGCATTACAACCAGGTGAAACTCGAAAATATGGCACAACCATTGCACCTGGACTATATGCGCCTGTCCACCAACATTTTTTTGTTGCTCGTATGGACATGGCAGTAGATTGCAAACCTGGCGAAGCATTTAATCAG GTTGTTGAGGTGAATGTCAAAATTGAAGAGCCAGGAGACAATAATGTTCATAACAATGCATTTTATGCTGAGGAAAAACTGCTTAAATCAGAATTGGAAGCAATGCGTGATTGTGATCCTTTATCCGCTCGTCACTGGATT GTTAGGAACACAAGGACTGTAAACAGAACTGGGCATCTAACTGGTTACAAGCTAGTACCTGGCTCAAATTGTTTACCTTTAGCTGGCTCTGAGGCCAAGTTTTTGAGAAGAGCAGCTTTCTTGAAACACAACCTTTGGGTTACTCCCTATGCACGCGATGAAATGCATCCAGGCGGAGAGTTCCCTAATCAAAATCCACGCGTTGGAGAGGGTTTGGCCACATGGGTTAAGCAAAACCGATCGCTGGAGGAAGCTGATATAGTTCTCTG GTACGTCTTTGGAGTGACACACATTCCTCGACTGGAAGACTGGCCTGTTATGCCAGTGGAACACATTGGTTTCATGCTTATG CCGCATGGTTTTTTCAACTGCTCGCCAGCAATAGATGTTCCACCAAATCCAGGTGATTTGGATGATAAGGAGAATAATGGCTTGCCTGCCAAACCTAATCAAAATGGGCTAATTGCCAAGCTTTGA
- the LOC137839066 gene encoding cyclin-dependent protein kinase inhibitor SMR6-like gives MGFSEMAQVEGGFDSDNNRKWVIAGIALRAPLKPIYTVPVEKEQKEEVDTEEHSTTPTTVESKIPTPFTCPPPPRKPKSSFKCNYHGVVRELFTPPDLETVFIRHVIDPTQEKNMNGKIKNEF, from the coding sequence ATGGGGTTCTCCGAGATGGCTCAAGTAGAGGGAGGGTTTGATTCAGATAACAACAGAAAATGGGTCATCGCTGGAATTGCGTTACGAGCGCCATTGAAGCCTATATACACCGTCCCTGTCGAGAAGGAACAGAAGGAAGAGGTTGACACAGAGGAGCATTCCACCACACCAACAACCGTGGAATCCAAGATCCCGACACCCTTCACGTGCCCACCTCCTCCCAGGAAGCCAAAATCTTCCTTCAAGTGCAATTATCATGGCGTTGTTCGAGAGCTTTTCACGCCACCAGACTTGGAAACAGTCTTCATACGCCACGTAATTGATCCCACCCAAGAGAAAAATATGAACGGAAAAATCAAAAACGAATTTTAG